AGATTACCTAAACCAACAAAGATATTGGTAAATTGATTAACCTGTTTACCGGTTAATCCCAGTTTAAACGCCAGCTCTCTGCCCTGATAAGGCATCGGACCAGTTAATGGATCCAATACCATTTTGTGAATCAGATGAGGTGTCTCTTCCGCAACTTTCTCGATTTCAACGCCGCCTTCTGTTGAAGCCATGAAAACGACACGGCGAGAGCTGCGGTCAATAACTGCACCTAAATAGAGTTCGCGATCGATATCAGTCGCGGTTTCAACCAGAATTTGGTTAACCGGTAAACCCGCAGCATCCGTTTGATAAGTAGCCAGACGCTGGCCTAACCAACGATCGGCAAACTCACGCACTTCTTCTTTCGTCTTAGCCAACTTTACACCACCGGATTTTCCGCGACCGCCGGTATGTACCTGACACTTAACGACCCAAGGACCCTGACCGATCTTTTCTGCTGCTTCGACCGTTTCCTGTGCTGTACTACAGGCATAGCCTGTTGGTACCGGTAAGCGATACCGAGCAAAAAGCTGTTTTGCCTGATACTCATGTAGGTTCATGATGTTCTATCCATTATTGTAGGGATTAAAGAACTGCGCCTCTCGACACTCAAGATACCGCTTGCTAAGCGAATACTAAGTTCGAAAACACACTCATTCTGATATGTACTCTCATTACACTTCAGAGAATAGGTACCTATCGTCCTTAACTTAATGTAGCTATGTAGCCACCGATCCCGTGGCTACATATATATCGACTAACGCTTAAACCGGGACAAGATCTAAACGTCTAACAGCAGACGAGTAGGATCTTCCAGCATATCTTTGATTGCCACCAGGAAACTCACCGACTCACGACCATCAATCAGACGGTGGTCATAAGAGAGCGCTAAATACATCATTGGTAAAATCACAACCTGACCATTAACCGCCATTGGGCGATCTTTGATAGCGTGCATACCTAAAATAGCACTCTGAGGCGGGTTAATAATTGGTGTAGACATTAATGACCCGAAAACCCCACCGTTAGTAATGGTGAAATTACCTCCGGTTAAGTCCTCTACAGTCAACTTACCATCACGGCCTTTAACCGCGAGATCCTTAATACTTTTCTCAATATCCGACATGCTAAGGGAGTCAACGTCACGCAGCACCGGAGTCACCAGACCTCGAGGGGTCGATACCGCAATACTGACGTCAAAGTAGTTGTGATACACCACATCTTCACCGTCAATAGAGGCGTTAACTTCGGGGAAACGCTTCAACGCCTCGACCACGGCTTTCAGATAGAAAGACATAAAACCTAAACGCACTCCATGACGCTTTTCAAAATCATCACCATACTGCTTACGCAGATCCATGATGGGTTTCATGTTCACTTCATTGAACGTGGTTAACATAGCAGTACTGTTTTTCGCTTCCAGCAAGCGTTCCGCGATACGCTTACGTAAACGCGTCATCGGCACACGTTTTTCACTGCGGTGCGATAAGGTGCTGCTGTCTGCTTTTTTAGCTTCGGGACTGGCTACTGGTTTCACCACACCCACTTTCTGTTGGGCAATATGCTGAGTGACATCTTCACGGCTAATACGACCACCCACACCAGAACCTTTAATGACGTTCACATCCAAACCATGTTCAGCAATCAGACGGCGAACAGCTGGGCTCAGGGCATCATTGCTGCCTTCTTCCAAACTGGCTGTCTGGCGCTGAGCAGGCGTCGCTTCGGTCGCCTGAGACGTATCGGTAACTTGTTGACCGGTGATATCACCCGGGCGTAAACGCCCCAGCATTTGACGAGAAGTTACCGTTGCCCCTTCTTCTTCTATGATGTCATCCAGCACACCAGACTCCAGAGCAGGAACTTCCAGCACAACTTTGTCTGTTTCAATCTCAACCAGTATTTCATCACGCTCAACGCTGTCGCCTGGTTTTTTGTGCCATGTCGCAACAGTGGCATCAGCAACGGATTCAGGAAGATCTGGAACGAGAATGTCTATGTTACTCATTATTTATCCTTATTCATTTTACGTTAAGCGCGTCGTCAACCAGTTTCTTTTGCTGTTCTTGATGCACAGACATATAACCTACGGCTGGAGAGGCGGATGCAGGGCGTCCGGCATACTTCAGCGTTGCACCTTCAGGGATCACGTCACGAATATTATGCTGACTACAGTACCAGGCTCCCTGATTTAAAGGCTCTTCCTGACACCAGATAAAATCTTTGACGTGGGCGTAATCCTGTAAAGCATTTTGCATGGCTTGATGAGGGAATGGATATAGCTGTTCGATACGAATAATCGCCACATCGCTTTTTCCACTCGTCCGGCGCTGCTCCAGCAGGTCGTAATAAACCTTACCGGAGCACATGACCACACGCTTTACCTGCTTCGGATTCAGATTATCGATTTCACCAATGGCTGGTTGGAACGAACCATTTGCCAATTCATCCAGCGAAGAGATCGCCAATGGATGACGCAACAGCGACTTGGGTGACATCACCACCAGCGGACGGCGCATAGCGCGCAGTGCCTGACGGCGCAACATGTGATAAACCTGAGCCGGAGTGGAGGGTACACAAACCTGAATATTCTGCTCAGCACAGAGTTGCAGATAACGTTCCAGACGCGCTGAAGAGTGCTCAGGCCCCTGACCTTCATAACCGTGCGGCAGCAGCATCACCAGACCACACATACGGCCCCATTTCTGCTCGCCGGAACTGATGAACTGGTCGATAACCACTTGGGCTCCGTTGGCAAAGTCACCAAACTGCGCTTCCCAGATGGTCAGTGTGCGAGGATCTGCACTGGCATAGCCATATTCGAATGCCAGAACGCCGGCTTCACTCAGTACCGAGTCCCACACCTGAAATTCACTCTGTCCATTATGGATATTGGCCAAAGGAATATAGTAAGAACCATCTTTTTGGTTATGCACCACCGCATGACGATGGAAGAAGGTGCCTCGACCTGAGTCTTCGCCGGAAATACGCACCGGAGTGCTCTCATCAACCAACGTGGCATAAGCCAAATTTTCTGCCGCCCCCCAGTCAAATGGTTTTTCACCTTCTGCCATCAAAGCACGGTCTTCATAAATCTTGGCAACTCGCGGATGTAGTTCAACACTTTCAGGAACCTGACTGATACGACGAGCCAGATCCTGCAAACGTTTCACCTCAACGGTATTGGCATACTCTTCATCCCATTCGTGATTCAGGTAAGGCACCCAAGTCATAGAATGGGTGCTCAGTGGACGCCACTCATCAACCACGCACTCACCGTGATCCAGCGCATCACGATAGAGGTTCACCATCTCGGTGACTTCTTCAGCGGTAACCACATTATTCTCAATCAGTCGATCGGCATACACCTTACGTGGTGTAGGCTGCTTTCTGATTTTGGTATACATCATTGGCTGGGTTGCACTTGGTTCATCCGCTTCATTATGACCATGACGGCGATAACACAGCAGATCGATCATCACATCGCGCTTAAAGGTATTGCGATAATCCAAAGCCAAACGCGTCACAAACGCTACCGCCTCGGGATCGTCAGCGTTAACATGGAAAATCGGTGCCTGAATCATCTTGGCGATATCAGTACAGTATTCGGTTGAACGGACATCTTGAGGGAATGAGGTAGTAAAACCGATTTGGTTATTAATCACGATACGTACGGTTCCACCGACTTCATAGGCGCGAACCTGAGACATATTTAGCGTTTCCTGCACAATGCCCTGCCCAATCACCGCTGCATCACCGTGGATAGTAATAGGTAGAACCTGATTACTGCTGCCTGTGACATTCAATCGATCGCGACGAGCGCGAACAGAGCCGATAACCACCGGGCTAACAATTTCCAGATGCGATGGGTTAAACGCCAGCGTCAGGTGAACGCGGTTACCTTCGGTTTCAAAATCAGATGAGAAACCCTGATGATATTTAACATCACCGGTGCCAAGATGCTCTTTATGGATACCCGCAAATTCATCAAACAGATCGCCCGGGCGTTTACCCAGCAGGTTGATCAGTACGTTAAGACGACCGCGGTGAGCCATGCCCAGTACCACTTCTTTGGCATCATTTCTGGCCGCATGACGCACCATCTCTTTCAGCATTGGAATCAGCGCATCGCCACCTTCCAGCGAGAAACGCTTGGCACCGGGGTATTTAGCCCCCAGATAACGCTCCAATCCTTCTGCCGCCGTTAGTTCCTGCAGGAAGCATTTTTTTTCTTCTTTGCTATAAGTACCGCGACCCACTACCGATTCAAGACGCTGTTGGATCCAGCGTTTTTCCTCTGTATTGGTAATGTGCATGTATTCCGCACCGATAGAATCACAATAGGTTTGTTTCAGAGCCTGATAAAGGTCGCTGAGCTTCATGGTCTCTTTACCGATGGCAAACGAGCCAACGTTAAAGGTTTCCTGCATGTCTTCTTCGGTTAAATTATGGTAGGCAGGGTCAAGCTCGAGCACCGGCTCTTTGTAACGTAATTTAATGGGGTCTAGATTGGCATTCTGATGACCGCGAAAGCGGAATGCGTTGATAAGCTGTAATACTTTAACTTGCTTAGCGTCGTTCTCTGGATCGCTAACGTGAGAAGTATAGCGTTTCGCATCTTTCGCTAGTCGGCGGAAATAATCACGGGTGGTTGAATGGAATTGATCCGGACTTAATACATCAGTAGGCAGTTTATCGAAAATTTTTCTCCAACTCTCATCAATAGAATCAGGATCCGTCAGATAATCTTCGTAGAGCTGCTCTATGTAAGTCTGGTTTGCACCAGCAAGGTAGGATGAGTCTAACCAAGTCTTTATTGCGCCGTTCTGCATTATGACCTCTTAAGCTTCATGCTTCAGTATGTGTTGCGACATGAACCCGCTACTCTCTTATCTAACGCGTTGTTACTAAAAGCTTATAAGCTTATTTTAATGAACTGTTAAAAGAGAGTTGTTCGATCCGCTTTTATCCAGCACTGGTAAACCGATTGTTGCTGCTTACTATTAGCACGTATTGCAACGAAATTGGGTCCCCCCATTACAACAGCGCCCCCTATTAAAACAGATAATCCCTCTGAACATAATCCCTTGTGATATCAATTGTTATGTCCAAAAAGTGACTCTTTGCCAGATATCCAACTAACGAGGTACAACCCACTTTCTCTGACTAAAGGTTGCACACCCCGTCTAGGAAGTGTCCATGAGTATAGAAGCCTCATTTTACAAATACAATTCAAATAAAAACAGATTGATAACAATTTACCTAAATAGTGACAACGATCACAATCATAAAAAAACCATTAAAAACAATAAGTTTATGTGAATACCATCATTCGATATGTTAAATAAATGCTAACTACGCGGCAAAATGTAAAAAAAAAGTAAAATTAATCTTCACGATGGTCTAAATTTATGCAACTGTATTAGCAAGTTGTTTATAGGAAAGGCAATCACGGTTTTACCGCTAATAAATTGCCATACTCCCTTAACCTGAATTAATTATGGAGACAATCATGGCTGTAGAAAAAAAAGCAACGTTAGTCTTTGATGATGGCAGAAGTATTGAGCTACCCATATTATCAGGTACCCTGGGCGAAGACGTTTTAGACGTAAGAACATTGGGTTCAAAAGGACTGTTTACCTATGATCCAGGTTACCTATCCACCGCATCCTGTGAATCACAAATCACCTTTATTGATGGTAATGAAGGCGTTCTGTTACACCGCGGTTATCCTATTGCCCAGTTGGCAAAAAATTCCACCTATTTAGAGGTTTGCTACATCCTGATGTATGGTGAAACACCAACACCAGAACAGTTTGCCACCTTTAAAGAGATTGTTACCCGACACACGATGATTCACGAGCAAATCACCCGGCTGTTTCAGGGTTTCCGCCGTGACTCACATCCAATGGCGGTACTTTGTGGGGTAACCGGTGCACTGGCAGCGTTCTATCATGACTCGCTGGACGTACACAATGAGCGTCACCGTGAAATCACGGCGTTTCGTCTGCTATCCAAAATGCCAACCGTCGCAGCGATGTGTTACAAGTACTCCGTTGGTCAACCATTTATTTATCCACGTAACGATCTCTCTTATGCGGGTAACTTCCTGCATATGATGTTTGCTACGCCATGCGAAGATTATGTGGTGAATCCCGTTATTGAACGCGCGATGGACCGTATCCTGATTCTGCATGCGGACCACGAGCAAAATGCGTCAACGTCAACGGTGAGAACGGCAGGTTCATCCGGCGCTAACCCGTTTGCCTGCATTGCTGCGGGTATTGCTTCTCTGTGGGGACCCGCTCACGGCGGCGCTAATGAAGCCTGTTTGAAAATGTTAGAAGAAATCGGCAGCGTGGACCGTATTCCTGAATTCATTGAGAAAGCGAAGAATAAAGACGATCCGTTCCGCCTAATGGGCTTCGGTCACCGTGTATATAAAAACCACGACCCGCGCGCTACTGTCATGCGTGAAAGCTGCCATGAAGTACTAAAAGAGCTGAACCTCAGCGATGAACTATTAGATATCGCCATGGAGCTGGAACACATTGCTCTGAACGACCCGTACTTTATTGAGAAGAAACTTTATCCGAACGTAGATTTCTACTCCGGTATTATCCTGAAAGCCATCGGTATCCCAACCAGTATGTTTACGGTGATCTTTGCTATTGCCCGTACCATCGGTTGGATTGCCCACTGGAACGAAATGTACACCGACGGCATCCGTATTGCCCGTCCGCGCCAGTTGTATAACGGTTACACTGAGAGAGAGTTTCATTCTCAGATTCCTAAGCGTCAGGATAAATCGTAACGTTTTTTTAAATCTTATTAGTTGGATTGAAAACCCCGAGGTAAATCCTTGGGGTTTTTGTTTGGGGTTACGCTGTTTTGATCGAAAGACCACTGGCTCAGGATTAGTGGGCACGTTTGCACACTCGGGTTCTGAGAATATTCCGGCCGTAACAGCAATATGCTCTTATCTCCTTCGTGCTCGGCCGGAAGACCATCTGTACTCAGGCTCAACGTGCATCGGGCTTAGGCCGTCTACAGGCTGTTACAAACTTAATAAATCAGCACCTACGTATATTCCGACCGTAAAAACACTGTGCTTATATCGGCACCGACAACGGTCGGTAAACAATCTGTACTCAGCTACAGAGCGCGTCGGGCCAAGTCCGCCTAGGGGCGCTCCGGCAGCTAAAGCTGCTACGACCCCAACGGCGGCCTCTCCCTCCGATTAGTTTCAATTAAAAGATCTAAAGACAAAGACAAAGACAAAGACAAAGACAAAAAAGACTCAGGACAACGCCCTGAATACTAAACAATCTTTTGACCTTAATCTTTTGACCTTAATCTTTTGACCTGTTTCTTTTGACCTTTAAGAGCACTGGAATTCAGCCGACAACTGAATTAGGGTAGCACGCCGAACATGAATGTTCGGCGAGGCGCAGCGACGTAGGGAGCGGCTCTGCGCCGATGCGTAAGCCCGATTGAAGGCGGAGGGAAGTCGCCGTCAGTGTAGTGGTCAAGTATTCCCGGACTCCAACTTAAGTTGTTCTGCAATCATTGGCGGTAATCCACCATTAAAAGCATGTGGTCGCCTTTGATTATAATATTCTAACAAGTAACGGCTTATATCTGATTTCGCTTGCATCAGATTGTGATAACCCGTTTCCGGAACCCATTCTGTTTTTAAACTTCTGAACAAGCGTTCTGTCGGCGCATTATCCCAACAGTTACCCCGACGACTCATACTTTGCGTTATCTGATAACGCCACAACCTTTGTCTGAAGGCCCGTGCTGTGTACTGGCAACCCTGATCTGAGTGGAGCATCACTC
Above is a window of Limnobaculum parvum DNA encoding:
- the sucA gene encoding 2-oxoglutarate dehydrogenase E1 component; amino-acid sequence: MQNGAIKTWLDSSYLAGANQTYIEQLYEDYLTDPDSIDESWRKIFDKLPTDVLSPDQFHSTTRDYFRRLAKDAKRYTSHVSDPENDAKQVKVLQLINAFRFRGHQNANLDPIKLRYKEPVLELDPAYHNLTEEDMQETFNVGSFAIGKETMKLSDLYQALKQTYCDSIGAEYMHITNTEEKRWIQQRLESVVGRGTYSKEEKKCFLQELTAAEGLERYLGAKYPGAKRFSLEGGDALIPMLKEMVRHAARNDAKEVVLGMAHRGRLNVLINLLGKRPGDLFDEFAGIHKEHLGTGDVKYHQGFSSDFETEGNRVHLTLAFNPSHLEIVSPVVIGSVRARRDRLNVTGSSNQVLPITIHGDAAVIGQGIVQETLNMSQVRAYEVGGTVRIVINNQIGFTTSFPQDVRSTEYCTDIAKMIQAPIFHVNADDPEAVAFVTRLALDYRNTFKRDVMIDLLCYRRHGHNEADEPSATQPMMYTKIRKQPTPRKVYADRLIENNVVTAEEVTEMVNLYRDALDHGECVVDEWRPLSTHSMTWVPYLNHEWDEEYANTVEVKRLQDLARRISQVPESVELHPRVAKIYEDRALMAEGEKPFDWGAAENLAYATLVDESTPVRISGEDSGRGTFFHRHAVVHNQKDGSYYIPLANIHNGQSEFQVWDSVLSEAGVLAFEYGYASADPRTLTIWEAQFGDFANGAQVVIDQFISSGEQKWGRMCGLVMLLPHGYEGQGPEHSSARLERYLQLCAEQNIQVCVPSTPAQVYHMLRRQALRAMRRPLVVMSPKSLLRHPLAISSLDELANGSFQPAIGEIDNLNPKQVKRVVMCSGKVYYDLLEQRRTSGKSDVAIIRIEQLYPFPHQAMQNALQDYAHVKDFIWCQEEPLNQGAWYCSQHNIRDVIPEGATLKYAGRPASASPAVGYMSVHQEQQKKLVDDALNVK
- the odhB gene encoding 2-oxoglutarate dehydrogenase complex dihydrolipoyllysine-residue succinyltransferase; the protein is MSNIDILVPDLPESVADATVATWHKKPGDSVERDEILVEIETDKVVLEVPALESGVLDDIIEEEGATVTSRQMLGRLRPGDITGQQVTDTSQATEATPAQRQTASLEEGSNDALSPAVRRLIAEHGLDVNVIKGSGVGGRISREDVTQHIAQQKVGVVKPVASPEAKKADSSTLSHRSEKRVPMTRLRKRIAERLLEAKNSTAMLTTFNEVNMKPIMDLRKQYGDDFEKRHGVRLGFMSFYLKAVVEALKRFPEVNASIDGEDVVYHNYFDVSIAVSTPRGLVTPVLRDVDSLSMSDIEKSIKDLAVKGRDGKLTVEDLTGGNFTITNGGVFGSLMSTPIINPPQSAILGMHAIKDRPMAVNGQVVILPMMYLALSYDHRLIDGRESVSFLVAIKDMLEDPTRLLLDV
- a CDS encoding citrate synthase is translated as MAVEKKATLVFDDGRSIELPILSGTLGEDVLDVRTLGSKGLFTYDPGYLSTASCESQITFIDGNEGVLLHRGYPIAQLAKNSTYLEVCYILMYGETPTPEQFATFKEIVTRHTMIHEQITRLFQGFRRDSHPMAVLCGVTGALAAFYHDSLDVHNERHREITAFRLLSKMPTVAAMCYKYSVGQPFIYPRNDLSYAGNFLHMMFATPCEDYVVNPVIERAMDRILILHADHEQNASTSTVRTAGSSGANPFACIAAGIASLWGPAHGGANEACLKMLEEIGSVDRIPEFIEKAKNKDDPFRLMGFGHRVYKNHDPRATVMRESCHEVLKELNLSDELLDIAMELEHIALNDPYFIEKKLYPNVDFYSGIILKAIGIPTSMFTVIFAIARTIGWIAHWNEMYTDGIRIARPRQLYNGYTEREFHSQIPKRQDKS